One Streptomyces sp. B21-105 genomic region harbors:
- a CDS encoding transposase has protein sequence MGSKYTKRYTEEFKRDAIALVDSSGKTVTAVARELGISSESLRGWYRRAKADRGEGRPGELTSAERDELRRLRKEVREQQQTIEILKKAAFFVKESDR, from the coding sequence GTGGGAAGCAAGTACACGAAGCGGTACACCGAGGAGTTCAAGCGGGACGCCATCGCGCTCGTCGACTCCTCTGGCAAGACGGTCACGGCGGTTGCCCGGGAACTCGGCATCAGCTCGGAGTCCTTGCGCGGCTGGTACCGCCGGGCCAAGGCCGACCGGGGCGAGGGGCGGCCCGGTGAGCTGACCAGCGCCGAGCGCGATGAACTGCGCCGGCTGCGCAAGGAGGTCCGCGAACAGCAGCAGACGATCGAGATCCTGAAAAAAGCGGCCTTCTTCGTGAAGGAGAGCGACCGGTGA
- a CDS encoding fumarate hydratase encodes MPEFEYTDLLPQGEDTTPYRLVTSEGVSTFEADGRTFLKVEPEALRKLAAEAIHDIQHYLRPAHLAQLRRIIDDPEASANDKFVALDLLKNANIAAAGVLPMCQDTGTAIVMGKRGQNVLTEGGDEAALSRGIYDAYLNLNLRYSQMAPLTMWEEKNTGSNLPAQIELYATDGGAYKFLFMAKGGGSANKSFLYQETKAVLNEASMMKFLEEKIRSLGTAACPPYHLAIVVGGTSAEYALKTAKYASAHYLDEIPAEGSPLGHGFRDKDLEEKVFELTQKIGIGAQFGGKYFCHDVRVVRLPRHGASCPVAIAVSCSADRQAVAKITAEGVFLEQLETDPARFLPDTTDEHLDESGDVVRIDLNQPMDAILAELTKYPVKTRLSLSGPLVVARDIAHAKIKERLDAGEEMPQYLKDHPVYYAGPAKTPEGYASGSFGPTTAGRMDSYVEQFQAAGGSKVMLAKGNRSQQVTDACGSHGGFYLGSIGGPAARLAQDCIKKVEVVEYEELGMEAVWKIEVEDFPAFVVVDDKGNDFFSPQQLSQPTFTSIPVRGPGLA; translated from the coding sequence ATGCCTGAGTTCGAGTACACCGATCTGCTCCCCCAGGGAGAGGACACCACCCCGTACCGGCTGGTGACCTCCGAAGGTGTCTCCACCTTCGAGGCCGACGGACGGACGTTCCTCAAGGTGGAGCCGGAGGCCCTGCGCAAGCTCGCCGCCGAGGCGATCCACGACATCCAGCACTACCTGCGTCCCGCGCACCTCGCACAGCTGCGCCGCATCATCGACGACCCCGAGGCGTCCGCCAACGACAAGTTCGTCGCGCTGGACCTGCTGAAGAACGCGAACATCGCGGCCGCCGGCGTGCTGCCGATGTGCCAGGACACCGGCACCGCGATCGTCATGGGCAAGCGCGGGCAGAACGTCCTCACCGAGGGCGGCGACGAGGCTGCCCTGAGCCGCGGCATCTACGACGCCTACCTGAACCTCAACCTGCGCTACTCGCAGATGGCTCCGCTCACCATGTGGGAGGAGAAGAACACCGGCTCCAACCTCCCGGCCCAGATCGAGCTGTACGCGACCGACGGCGGCGCCTACAAGTTCCTGTTCATGGCGAAGGGCGGCGGCTCCGCCAACAAGTCGTTCCTCTACCAGGAGACGAAGGCCGTCCTGAACGAGGCCTCCATGATGAAGTTCCTGGAGGAGAAGATCCGTTCGCTGGGCACGGCCGCCTGCCCGCCGTACCACCTGGCGATCGTCGTCGGCGGCACGTCCGCCGAGTACGCGCTGAAAACCGCCAAGTACGCGTCCGCGCACTACCTGGACGAGATCCCGGCCGAGGGCTCGCCGCTCGGCCACGGCTTCCGGGACAAGGACCTGGAGGAGAAGGTCTTCGAGCTGACGCAGAAGATCGGGATCGGCGCGCAGTTCGGCGGCAAGTACTTCTGCCACGACGTGCGGGTGGTCCGGCTGCCGCGGCACGGCGCCTCCTGCCCCGTCGCGATCGCCGTGTCCTGCTCGGCCGACCGCCAGGCCGTCGCGAAGATCACCGCCGAGGGCGTCTTCCTCGAGCAGCTCGAGACCGACCCGGCGCGGTTCCTGCCCGACACCACGGACGAGCACCTGGACGAGTCCGGGGACGTCGTGCGGATCGACCTGAACCAGCCGATGGACGCCATCCTGGCCGAGCTGACGAAGTACCCCGTCAAGACCCGCCTGTCGCTGTCCGGTCCGCTGGTGGTGGCCCGCGACATCGCGCACGCCAAGATCAAGGAGCGGCTGGACGCGGGCGAGGAGATGCCCCAGTACCTCAAGGACCACCCGGTGTACTACGCCGGTCCCGCGAAGACCCCCGAGGGGTACGCGTCCGGCTCGTTCGGCCCGACCACGGCCGGCCGCATGGACTCCTACGTCGAGCAGTTCCAGGCGGCGGGCGGCTCCAAGGTGATGCTGGCCAAGGGCAACCGCTCGCAGCAGGTCACCGACGCCTGCGGCAGCCACGGCGGTTTCTACCTCGGCTCGATCGGCGGCCCGGCCGCGCGTCTCGCGCAGGACTGCATCAAGAAGGTCGAGGTCGTCGAGTACGAGGAGCTCGGCATGGAGGCCGTCTGGAAGATCGAGGTCGAGGACTTCCCGGCGTTCGTCGTCGTCGACGACAAGGGCAACGACTTCTTCAGCCCGCAGCAACTCTCTCAGCCGACCTTCACCAGCATCCCGGTCCGGGGTCCTGGCCTGGCCTGA
- a CDS encoding DUF1707 SHOCT-like domain-containing protein: protein MDLQKQTAAAPTSAAAPTSAAELRASDADRDRIADMLREALAEGRLTADEHAERVEGVLAAKTVGELQAFVRDLPAAHERRAASASVPDRPAAGAIPADPDDNVVAVFSSAVRRGRWRAGRRIHAYAVFGTVEIDLTEALFEYQQVVVKAFAVFGNVEVRVPENVSLRGAGGAVLGNFEVDSLDSPQSDAPVVYVDGWAVLGNVEGRPKRGKLVADILDRVQDKVDRSLRKHLDR from the coding sequence GTGGACCTTCAGAAGCAGACCGCCGCCGCCCCGACGTCGGCCGCCGCCCCGACGTCGGCCGCCGAGCTGCGCGCCTCGGACGCCGACCGGGACCGTATCGCCGACATGCTCCGCGAGGCCCTGGCAGAGGGCCGACTGACCGCCGACGAACACGCCGAACGCGTCGAGGGCGTGCTGGCCGCCAAGACGGTCGGAGAGCTGCAGGCGTTCGTCCGGGACCTGCCCGCCGCGCACGAGCGGCGCGCCGCGTCCGCGTCCGTCCCCGACCGGCCGGCGGCGGGCGCGATCCCCGCCGACCCCGACGACAACGTGGTCGCGGTCTTCAGCAGCGCCGTCCGCCGGGGCCGCTGGCGCGCCGGCCGCCGCATCCACGCGTACGCGGTCTTCGGCACCGTCGAGATCGACCTCACCGAGGCGCTCTTCGAGTACCAGCAGGTGGTGGTCAAGGCGTTCGCGGTCTTCGGCAACGTGGAGGTCCGCGTCCCGGAGAACGTGTCGCTGCGCGGCGCCGGCGGCGCGGTCCTCGGCAACTTCGAGGTGGACTCGCTCGACTCCCCGCAGTCCGACGCCCCGGTGGTCTACGTCGACGGCTGGGCGGTGCTGGGCAACGTCGAGGGCCGGCCGAAGCGGGGCAAGCTCGTGGCGGACATTCTCGATCGGGTCCAGGACAAGGTCGACCGCAGTCTGCGCAAACACCTGGACCGCTGA
- a CDS encoding WhiB family transcriptional regulator — protein MLQPPHSSLQVAAVPAQRVPARDRDQDDPWHTDAVCRRDEAGLFFAPSKEPTAARLSREEAAKRVCARCPVMIECREHALLQPEPYGVWGGLTAAERRVALARRRRRDVELQKTVRATDRIAQAG, from the coding sequence GTGCTGCAACCGCCGCATTCGTCCTTGCAGGTCGCCGCCGTCCCGGCTCAGCGGGTGCCCGCGCGTGACAGGGACCAGGACGACCCCTGGCACACCGACGCGGTGTGCCGGCGCGACGAGGCGGGCCTGTTCTTCGCCCCCTCCAAGGAGCCCACGGCCGCCCGGCTCTCCCGGGAGGAAGCGGCGAAGCGTGTCTGCGCGCGCTGTCCCGTGATGATCGAGTGCCGCGAGCACGCGTTGCTGCAGCCCGAGCCCTACGGGGTCTGGGGCGGCCTGACCGCTGCCGAGCGCCGCGTGGCCCTCGCCCGGCGCCGCCGGCGTGACGTGGAACTGCAGAAGACGGTGCGCGCGACGGACCGCATAGCCCAGGCGGGCTGA
- the glpX gene encoding class II fructose-bisphosphatase, translating to MTEHHHLPSELDVPSEAPDRNLALELVRVTEAAAMAAGRWVGRGDKNGADGAAVRAMRTLVSTVSMNGVVVIGEGEKDEAPMLFNGERVGDRTGPEVDIAVDPIDGTTLTAKGMPNAIAVLAATERGAMFDPSAVFYMDKLVTGPEAAEFVDINAPVEVNIRRVAKAKRATPEDVTVVILDRPRHAGIIEEIRATGARIKLISDGDVAGSILALREGTGVDLLLGIGGTPEGIISACAVRCLGGVIQGKLWPKDDEERQRAVDAGHDLDRVLTTEDLVTGENVFFVATGITDGELLRGVRYRSETATTDSIVMRSKSGTVRRIDSEHRLSKLRAYSAVDFDRAK from the coding sequence ATGACCGAGCATCATCACTTGCCGTCCGAACTCGATGTCCCCTCCGAGGCCCCGGACCGCAACCTCGCCCTGGAACTCGTCCGGGTGACCGAAGCGGCCGCGATGGCCGCAGGCCGCTGGGTGGGACGCGGGGACAAGAACGGCGCCGACGGGGCCGCCGTGCGCGCGATGCGGACGCTCGTCTCCACCGTGTCGATGAACGGCGTGGTCGTCATCGGCGAGGGCGAGAAGGACGAAGCCCCGATGCTCTTCAACGGCGAGCGCGTCGGCGACCGGACCGGCCCCGAGGTCGACATCGCGGTCGACCCCATCGACGGCACCACGCTGACCGCGAAGGGCATGCCGAACGCGATCGCGGTCCTCGCGGCCACCGAGCGCGGCGCGATGTTCGACCCGTCCGCCGTGTTCTACATGGACAAGCTGGTCACCGGCCCCGAGGCCGCCGAGTTCGTCGACATCAACGCGCCCGTCGAGGTCAACATCCGCCGGGTCGCCAAGGCCAAGCGGGCCACGCCGGAGGACGTCACCGTCGTCATCCTGGACCGGCCGCGGCACGCGGGCATCATCGAGGAGATCCGGGCGACCGGGGCGCGCATCAAGCTGATCTCCGACGGCGACGTGGCCGGCTCGATCCTCGCGCTGCGCGAGGGCACCGGCGTCGACCTGCTGCTCGGCATCGGCGGCACCCCCGAGGGCATCATCTCGGCCTGCGCCGTGCGGTGCCTGGGCGGCGTCATCCAGGGCAAGCTGTGGCCCAAGGACGACGAGGAGCGGCAGCGGGCCGTCGACGCCGGGCACGACCTCGACCGGGTGCTGACCACCGAGGACCTCGTGACCGGCGAGAACGTGTTCTTCGTCGCCACCGGCATCACCGACGGCGAACTCCTGCGGGGCGTCCGCTACCGGTCGGAGACGGCGACCACCGACTCGATCGTGATGCGGTCGAAGTCCGGGACGGTGCGGCGGATCGACTCCGAGCACCGGCTGAGCAAGCTGCGGGCCTACAGCGCGGTCGACTTCGACCGGGCCAAGTAG
- a CDS encoding DUF4245 domain-containing protein: MAGSNGRQKTARDMILSLGLIMIAAWVIYLFIPHDDRAPDVKRVDYRVELLTARRAASYPVAAPEGLPSTWKATSVRFRGDEFDAWHLGFHTPDGEYVTIEQSTQRRSQFIEEASQGASETEVTEKIGGRTWTRYTGGRYDALVLQGTDGSTTVVAGTAGFDRLSTMAGALKLA; this comes from the coding sequence GTGGCAGGTTCGAACGGCAGACAGAAGACGGCCCGGGACATGATCCTCTCCCTGGGGCTCATCATGATCGCGGCGTGGGTGATCTATCTCTTCATCCCCCACGACGACCGCGCTCCCGACGTCAAGCGGGTCGACTACCGCGTCGAACTCCTCACGGCGCGCCGCGCGGCGTCGTACCCGGTGGCCGCGCCCGAGGGCCTGCCGAGCACCTGGAAGGCCACCTCGGTGCGCTTCCGGGGCGACGAGTTCGACGCCTGGCACCTCGGTTTCCACACCCCCGACGGGGAGTACGTGACCATCGAGCAGTCCACCCAGCGGCGCTCGCAGTTCATCGAAGAGGCCAGTCAGGGCGCGAGCGAGACCGAGGTCACCGAGAAGATCGGCGGCCGCACCTGGACCCGCTACACCGGCGGCCGCTATGACGCGCTCGTGCTGCAGGGCACCGACGGCTCCACCACGGTGGTCGCGGGCACGGCCGGCTTCGACCGGCTCTCGACGATGGCCGGCGCGCTGAAGCTGGCGTGA
- a CDS encoding malonic semialdehyde reductase, which translates to MSLVLDAAAQDLLFREARTANTFTDEPVTDEQVQAIYDLVKYGPTAFNQTPLRVTLVRSPEARERLVRHMAEGNQAKTAAAPLVAILSADNEFHEELPTLFPAFPQAKELFFSERPAREGAAALNAALQAAYFIIGVRAAGLAAGPMTGVDLEGVRKEFLDDDHTPLMVVNIGKPGEGAWFPRSPRLAYDEVVTTV; encoded by the coding sequence ATGTCTCTCGTTCTTGACGCCGCCGCCCAGGACCTGCTGTTCCGCGAGGCCCGCACCGCGAACACCTTCACCGACGAGCCGGTGACCGACGAGCAGGTCCAGGCGATCTACGACCTCGTCAAGTACGGCCCGACGGCGTTCAACCAGACCCCGCTGCGCGTCACCCTGGTCCGCTCCCCGGAGGCCCGCGAGCGCCTGGTGCGGCACATGGCCGAGGGCAACCAGGCCAAGACCGCCGCCGCCCCGCTGGTCGCGATCCTCTCCGCGGACAACGAGTTCCACGAGGAGCTGCCCACCCTGTTCCCGGCCTTCCCGCAGGCCAAGGAGCTGTTCTTCAGCGAGCGCCCGGCCCGCGAGGGCGCCGCCGCCCTGAACGCCGCCCTCCAGGCCGCCTACTTCATCATCGGCGTCCGCGCCGCCGGCCTCGCCGCCGGCCCGATGACCGGTGTGGACCTCGAGGGCGTCCGCAAGGAGTTCCTCGACGACGACCACACCCCGCTGATGGTCGTCAACATCGGCAAGCCGGGCGAGGGCGCCTGGTTCCCGCGCTCCCCGCGCCTGGCCTACGACGAGGTCGTCACCACCGTCTGA
- a CDS encoding exodeoxyribonuclease VII small subunit produces MTSRTDETLGYEQARDELIEVVRRLEAGGTTLEESLALWERGEELAKVCRRWLEGARERLDAALAEEEGTPDEE; encoded by the coding sequence ATGACGAGCAGGACGGACGAGACGCTCGGGTACGAGCAGGCCCGCGACGAGCTGATCGAGGTCGTACGGCGTCTGGAGGCGGGCGGCACGACGCTGGAGGAGTCCCTCGCCCTCTGGGAGCGCGGGGAGGAGCTGGCAAAGGTGTGCCGGCGTTGGCTGGAGGGCGCCCGGGAGCGGCTGGACGCGGCGCTGGCCGAGGAGGAGGGCACCCCGGACGAGGAGTGA